A region from the Dendropsophus ebraccatus isolate aDenEbr1 chromosome 1, aDenEbr1.pat, whole genome shotgun sequence genome encodes:
- the MTHFD2 gene encoding bifunctional methylenetetrahydrofolate dehydrogenase/cyclohydrolase, mitochondrial produces the protein MATISSLRSLCCAARAQVRALHCTAARNDAVVISGRKLARQIRQEARQDVEQWVAAGNKRPHLSVVLVGDNPASHSYVLNKTRAAADVGISSETILKPSSISQDELLDLISKLNNDHNVDGLLVQLPLPDHIDEREVCNAVTPDKDVDGFHVVNVGKMCLDQDSMLPATPWGVWEIIKRTGIPTLGKNVVVAGRSKNVGMPIAMLLHTDGKHERPGGDATVTISHRYTPKEQLKMHTRIADIVVAAAGIPNLITADMIKEGAAVIDVGINRVQDPITGKARLVGDVDFEGVRKKASYITPVPGGVGPMTVAMLMKNTIIAAKKLLKPSEQLQAVQAVAM, from the exons aAACGACGCTGTCGTCATATCAGGAAGGAAGCTAGCTAGGCAAATCCGCCAGGAGGCCCGGCAAGACGTGGAGCAATGGGTGGCCGCTGGCAACAAGAGGCCACATCTCAGCGTGGTCCTGGTCGGGGACAACCCCGCCAGTCATTCATACGTGCTCAACAAGACCAGAGCTGCCGCTGATGTTG gAATCAGCAGTGAAACCATTCTCAAGCCCTCATCCATCTCCCAGGATGAACTTCTGGATCTGATCAGCAAGCTGAACAATGACCACAATGTGGACGGCCTGCTGGTGCAGCTCCCCCTGCCAG accATATCGACGAGCGAGAAGTGTGCAATGCAGTTACCCCCGATAAAGATGTTGATGGGTTTCATGTCGTAAATGTTGGCAAAATGTGCCTTGACCAGGACTCCATGTTACCAGCCACTCCCTGGGGAGTATGGGAGATCATCAAGAGAACAG GGATCCCCACTCTGGGCAAAAATGTAGTGGTAGCTGGCAGATCTAAGAATGTAGGAATGCCCATTGCTATGCTGCTACACACAGACGGGAAGCATGAGCGCCCTGGAG GTGACGCCACTGTTACAATCTCACACCGGTACACTCCCAAGGAACAACTGAAGAtgcacaccaggattgctgacaTAGTAGTTGCTGCTGCAG GAATTCCCAATCTTATTACCGCTGACATGATTAAAGAAGGTGCTGCTGTTATCGACGTCGGGATCAATAGAGTCCAGGACCCAATCACCGGGAAAGCCAGACTTGTGGGAGATGTAGATTTTGAAG GAGTAAGAAAGAAGGCAAGTTACATCACCCCCGTCCCTGGAGGAGTGGGCCCCATGACAGTTGCCATGCTGATGAAGAACACCATCATCGCTGCAAAGAAGCTGCTGAAACCCTCAGAACAACTACAAGCCGTTCAAGCCGTCGCCATGTAA